A genomic window from Chitinophaga pollutisoli includes:
- a CDS encoding type I restriction enzyme HsdR N-terminal domain-containing protein: MISIRFPQPDFKITATNGREMIYDPYRKKYVTLTPEEWVRQNFLNYLVKSREYPGALLSIEKELHLGELRKRCDIVVYSREATPWMIVECKEMGVPLKQPVLEQIVRYHMALPVPWLVITNGVNTWCCRLDNSAASWVFEHDLPDYPPVAPPAPAED, from the coding sequence ATGATATCCATCCGTTTTCCGCAACCCGATTTCAAGATCACGGCTACCAACGGCCGGGAAATGATTTACGATCCATACCGCAAAAAATACGTGACGCTCACGCCGGAAGAATGGGTTCGGCAGAATTTCCTGAACTACCTGGTGAAATCCCGCGAGTACCCGGGGGCATTACTGAGCATCGAGAAAGAGCTGCACCTGGGCGAGCTGCGCAAGCGCTGCGATATCGTGGTCTATTCCCGGGAAGCCACACCATGGATGATCGTGGAATGCAAGGAAATGGGCGTTCCGCTGAAACAGCCGGTGCTGGAGCAGATCGTGCGGTACCATATGGCGCTGCCCGTTCCCTGGCTGGTGATCACCAATGGCGTCAACACCTGGTGCTGCCGCCTCGATAATTCCGCCGCCAGCTGGGTGTTCGAACATGACTTGCCGGATTACCCGCCCGTTGCCCCGCCTGCCCCGGCGGAAGATTGA
- a CDS encoding Glu/Leu/Phe/Val dehydrogenase — MAKAKMLTQEPHYNFFHSVEMSFDKAAQFTKWESGILEQIKACNAVYRMKFPVRVGDGIEVIEAYRVQHSHHKLPCKGGIRFSEEVNQDEVMALAALMTYKCAIVNVPFGGAKGGIRINPRNYSPFQLENITRRYTAELVKKNFIGPGIDVPAPDYGTGEREMSWILDTYMSLRPGEIDGYGCVTGKPVSQGGVRGRKEATGLGVFYGLRELCNVKEDMKRLGLEPGLEGKTVVVQGMGNVGYHAAKYFHEAGAKVICLIEWDGAIYNQKGLDPDAVLKHRNETGSITGFPGAKNLKKNTDGLEMDCDILIPAALENVIHEENAPRIKAKIIGEAANGPITPEADDILSKKGVIVVPDMFLNAGGVTVSYFEWLKNLSHVRYGRLGKRFDENMNIHILGQIEELTGKKVSEKERKFIAHGADEVDLVYSGLEETMITALHEVREKSLEHKKIKDMRTAAYVCAIDKVGSAYEQLGIFP, encoded by the coding sequence ATGGCTAAAGCTAAAATGCTGACGCAAGAACCGCACTATAACTTTTTCCACAGCGTGGAAATGAGTTTCGACAAGGCCGCGCAATTCACCAAATGGGAATCCGGGATTCTCGAGCAGATCAAGGCATGCAACGCCGTTTACCGCATGAAATTCCCTGTGCGTGTGGGCGATGGCATCGAGGTGATCGAGGCTTACCGTGTGCAGCACTCCCATCACAAACTGCCCTGTAAAGGTGGTATCCGCTTCAGCGAAGAAGTGAACCAGGACGAAGTGATGGCCCTCGCCGCACTCATGACCTACAAATGCGCGATCGTGAATGTGCCCTTCGGCGGCGCAAAAGGCGGTATCCGCATCAATCCCCGCAACTATTCTCCCTTCCAGCTCGAAAATATCACCCGGCGCTACACGGCCGAACTGGTAAAGAAGAACTTCATTGGCCCCGGCATCGACGTTCCCGCGCCTGATTATGGCACCGGCGAACGCGAAATGAGCTGGATCCTGGATACCTACATGTCGCTGCGCCCCGGTGAGATCGACGGCTATGGCTGCGTGACCGGCAAACCCGTTTCCCAGGGCGGCGTCCGCGGCCGTAAAGAAGCCACCGGCCTCGGTGTATTCTACGGTCTGCGCGAACTCTGTAACGTGAAAGAAGATATGAAGCGCCTCGGCCTCGAGCCCGGCCTCGAAGGTAAAACCGTTGTGGTACAGGGTATGGGCAACGTGGGCTACCACGCCGCAAAATACTTCCACGAAGCCGGCGCCAAAGTAATCTGCCTCATCGAGTGGGACGGCGCCATCTACAACCAGAAAGGCCTCGACCCCGACGCCGTGCTGAAACACCGCAACGAAACCGGTTCCATCACCGGCTTCCCCGGCGCCAAAAACCTTAAAAAGAATACCGACGGCCTCGAAATGGATTGCGACATCCTCATCCCCGCAGCCCTCGAGAACGTTATCCACGAGGAAAACGCCCCCCGCATCAAGGCGAAAATCATCGGTGAAGCCGCCAACGGCCCCATTACGCCCGAAGCCGACGACATCCTTTCCAAAAAAGGCGTGATCGTAGTACCTGACATGTTCCTCAACGCCGGCGGTGTAACCGTTTCTTACTTCGAATGGCTGAAAAACCTCAGCCATGTGCGCTACGGCCGCCTCGGCAAACGCTTCGACGAAAACATGAACATCCACATCCTCGGCCAGATCGAGGAACTGACCGGCAAAAAAGTTTCCGAGAAAGAACGCAAATTCATCGCCCACGGCGCGGATGAAGTGGACCTGGTGTATTCCGGCCTGGAAGAAACCATGATCACCGCCCTCCACGAAGTACGTGAGAAATCTCTCGAGCACAAAAAAATCAAGGATATGCGTACCGCCGCTTACGTTTGCGCCATCGATAAGGTGGGCTCCGCTTACGAGCAACTCGGTATTTTCCCCTGA